A stretch of Deltaproteobacteria bacterium DNA encodes these proteins:
- the asnB gene encoding asparagine synthase (glutamine-hydrolyzing), whose product MCGIAGFVHPRPNPSDSEIIRAMASRLVHRGPDHEGLYQDTLCALASRRLAIIDQAGGNQPMQDAEHGQILVVNGEIYNFRELRAELTGLGHVFRTASDSEVLLAAHVHWGENCWARLDGMFAAAIWDQKRQRLTLARDRLGKKPLVYTVLADQTLVFASEIKALLRFPGVQAAMNPVAMDRMLDYGFNLAPSTFLDGIQQVMPGSILEYERGGLNARTYWRLDLEQPVADLSMAEAAEELEFRLTQAVRARLVADVPVAAYLSGGIDSSSVTALYAKLTDTPVHSLSITFEEAGYDERHFARLVSEHCGTIHHEFLCSIEEHEIADLIWHLETPLVTLLNLPLFLLSKQIRSMGFKVVLSGDGADEILGGYDYFKLQKLMAFIGRHETPARANLLRRLHPTLTPAQAWMHYLRLKAYPEVHPALPYRFQAFQLKSQLLSDAFLDRLVPRLDERAMDIPSVPDSRPLLDRALYLETRMRLPNLTLALADTMSMANSVELRSPFMDHHLVEFLFRIPHHYKMRGLNEKYLLKRCSRSFLPPEIPARRKQPLAPPGKWFVKKFRTMIGDVLSAETVRAKGYFRPEFTDHLLAEFDADGPVDFSGVLVVAFFVHLWDDLFLSKARPGC is encoded by the coding sequence ATGTGCGGCATTGCCGGCTTTGTTCACCCCCGCCCGAACCCCTCCGATTCTGAAATCATCCGCGCCATGGCCTCGCGTCTGGTCCACCGGGGGCCGGATCACGAAGGTCTGTACCAGGACACCCTGTGCGCCCTGGCCTCCAGGCGTCTGGCCATCATCGATCAGGCCGGCGGCAACCAGCCCATGCAGGACGCCGAGCACGGCCAGATCCTGGTCGTCAACGGCGAAATCTACAATTTCCGCGAGCTGCGCGCCGAACTGACCGGACTGGGGCACGTTTTTCGGACCGCCTCGGACTCCGAGGTACTGCTCGCGGCCCACGTCCATTGGGGCGAAAACTGTTGGGCCAGGCTGGACGGAATGTTCGCCGCGGCCATTTGGGATCAAAAACGACAGCGGTTGACCCTGGCCCGCGACCGGCTGGGCAAAAAACCCCTGGTGTATACTGTGCTGGCGGACCAAACTCTGGTTTTCGCCTCCGAAATCAAGGCCTTGCTCCGCTTTCCCGGAGTCCAGGCCGCCATGAATCCCGTGGCCATGGACCGCATGCTGGACTATGGCTTCAACCTGGCCCCGAGCACGTTTCTGGATGGTATCCAGCAGGTCATGCCGGGCTCGATCCTCGAATACGAACGCGGCGGGCTGAACGCGCGGACATACTGGCGCCTGGACCTGGAACAACCCGTCGCGGACCTGTCCATGGCGGAAGCCGCCGAGGAACTTGAGTTTCGCCTGACCCAGGCCGTTCGGGCCAGGCTGGTGGCCGACGTACCGGTGGCCGCGTACCTGAGCGGTGGCATCGATTCGAGCAGCGTGACCGCCCTCTATGCCAAATTGACGGACACGCCGGTCCACAGCCTGTCCATCACCTTCGAGGAGGCGGGCTACGACGAGCGCCATTTCGCGCGTCTGGTCTCGGAGCACTGCGGCACGATCCACCACGAATTTTTGTGCTCCATCGAAGAGCATGAAATCGCGGACCTGATCTGGCACCTGGAAACGCCGCTGGTCACCCTGCTCAACCTTCCCCTGTTTTTATTGTCCAAACAAATCCGCTCCATGGGTTTCAAGGTGGTGCTGTCCGGCGATGGCGCCGACGAAATCCTGGGCGGCTATGACTATTTCAAGCTCCAAAAACTCATGGCCTTCATTGGTCGGCACGAAACGCCGGCCCGGGCCAACCTGCTGCGCCGGCTCCATCCAACCCTGACTCCCGCCCAGGCCTGGATGCACTACCTCCGCCTCAAGGCCTATCCCGAGGTCCATCCGGCCCTGCCCTACAGATTTCAGGCCTTCCAACTCAAAAGCCAACTATTGTCCGACGCCTTTCTGGACCGGCTCGTGCCCCGCCTGGACGAACGGGCCATGGACATACCTTCCGTGCCCGATTCGCGCCCGCTGCTGGACCGGGCACTGTATCTGGAAACCCGGATGAGGCTGCCCAACCTGACCCTGGCCCTAGCCGACACCATGAGCATGGCCAATTCCGTGGAGCTGCGGTCGCCGTTCATGGATCACCATCTCGTGGAATTTCTGTTCCGGATACCGCACCATTATAAAATGCGGGGGCTGAACGAAAAATATCTGCTCAAACGCTGCTCCCGGTCGTTTCTGCCGCCCGAAATCCCGGCCCGACGCAAGCAGCCGTTGGCGCCTCCCGGCAAATGGTTCGTGAAGAAATTCCGAACCATGATCGGCGATGTCCTTTCGGCCGAAACAGTTCGCGCCAAGGGGTATTTCCGTCCGGAATTCACGGACCATCTGCTGGCCGAATTCGATGCCGACGGACCCGTGGACTTCAGCGGCGTTCTTGTCGTGGCCTTCTTCGTCCATCTGTGGGACGATCTCTTTCTCTCCAAGGCGCGGCCCGGTTGCTAA
- the fliS gene encoding flagellar export chaperone FliS, translating to MHKAANAYRQTQVTTTSPGHLVVLLYDGAITFLEQAKVRIAEKNYAQKGILISQALDVIAELDSSLNTERGGEIAQNLHGLYMYCNNRLLQANLKMDTAIIDEVITILDSFRSAFAEISNTQPPIMPKPAAAYYAR from the coding sequence ATGCACAAAGCCGCCAACGCCTACAGGCAAACCCAGGTTACGACCACGAGTCCGGGACACCTGGTGGTCCTGCTCTACGACGGGGCCATCACCTTTCTGGAACAGGCCAAAGTCCGCATCGCGGAAAAAAATTACGCCCAGAAAGGGATTCTCATTTCCCAGGCCCTGGACGTTATCGCCGAGCTGGACAGCTCCCTCAATACGGAGCGGGGCGGGGAAATCGCCCAAAATCTGCACGGCCTATACATGTACTGCAATAACCGTCTGCTCCAGGCCAACCTCAAAATGGACACGGCCATTATCGACGAGGTCATCACCATTCTGGATTCGTTCCGTTCGGCCTTCGCCGAAATTTCGAACACCCAGCCGCCCATCATGCCCAAGCCCGCCGCAGCCTATTACGCCCGCTGA